In Glycine max cultivar Williams 82 chromosome 7, Glycine_max_v4.0, whole genome shotgun sequence, a single window of DNA contains:
- the LOC102662316 gene encoding protein WEAK CHLOROPLAST MOVEMENT UNDER BLUE LIGHT 1-like — translation MERFDGLQTFVGERFDTLELQVNMRFNEMESRMTKVEKDVSYIRISEAAYESSVAAKAQLEVAKARYTAYVSDLIVVKEELEALHNEYASLVTDIDVAIMKAEEVVTTSKEVEKSVEDLIVELIAAKESLETTHDAHLEEEEQIIGIVMARDQDSLNWEKELKLAEEELQRLNQRISSAKELKSKLETASALLIDLKAELTAYMKSKLKQQRGPEEPEIKTHTNIREVVASAGKELEEVNLNIEKATAEINILKVVATSLKLELEQQKTTLASIRQREGMASVAVASLEAELEKTRSKIGLVQMKEKEAKEKMTKLPKKLQLTVEETNQGKSIATESKGRSRASQGWSKYLGK, via the exons ATGGAAaggtttgatggtcttcaaacctttgttggtgagaggtttgatACTTTGGAACTGCAAGTAAATATGCgcttcaatgaaatggagtcaagaatGACTAAGGTTGAAAAAGATGTATCTTACATCCG TATTAGCGAAGCTGCATATGAATCAAGTGTTGCAGCCAAGGCACAACTTGAGGTAGCCAAAGCTAGATATACAGCATATGTTTCAGATTTAATAGTTGTGAAAGAGGAGCTGGAAGCATTGCACAACGAATATGCTTCCTTAGTGACTGATATAGATGTAGCTATTATGAAAGCTGAAGAGGTTGTTACTACATCAAAGGAAGTAGAGAAGTCTGTTGAAGATTTAATTGTTGAACTAATTGCTGCAAAAGAGTCATTGGAGACTACACATGATGCGCATttggaagaagaggaacaaataataGGAATAGTCATGGCAAGAGATCAAGATTCTCTCAATTGGGAGAAGGAACTTAAATTGGCAGAAGAAGAGCTCCAGAGACTCAACCAGCGAATTTCATCTGCAAAGGAACTCAAATCTAAACTGGAAACAGCCTCTGCTTTGCTGATTGATTTGAAAGCTGAATTAACTGCTTATATGAAATCAAAGTTAAAGCAACAAAGAGGCCCAGAAGAACCAGAGATAAAGACACACACTAACATACGAGAAGTAGTGGCATCAGCTGGAAAGGAACTTGAGGAAGTAAATCTTAACATAGAGAAAGCAACTGCTGAGATTAATATCTTGAAGGTAGTTGCTACATCATTAAAATTGGAACttgaacaacaaaaaacaactcTTGCCTCCATTAGGCAAAGAGAAGGAATGGCCTCTGTTGCTGTGGCATCTTTGGAAGCTGAATTGGAAAAGACCAGATCAAAAATAGGTTTAGTTCAGATGAAGGAGAAAGAAGCTAAAGAGAAAATGACCAAGCTTCCCAAGAAACTACAACTAACAGTTGAAGAGACTAATCAAGGAAAAAGCATAGCTACAGAAAGTAAAGGCAGAAGCAGAGCAAGCCAAGGCTGGAGTAAGTACCTTGGAAAGTAG